AAGCTCCGTGCGACTTATCACCTTGTCAAGTTGCTGAGCGACCACGAGTCAAACAGAGTGGTACAAAGCTGGATTCTCGGATTAAATCCTCAACTCGGTGACGTTTCACCGGCCCGGCTTTTGCGCGATGAGGACATAGCGATCGCCGGCCCCGCTGTTCTGGGCGCAGGGCGAGCATTTTTGGCTGGAGGCTAGATCGCGATTTGCAACCGCCGAACGAGGTGTATCGCGTCGCGCGCAAGCCAGATCCGTGGGCGCTGCTTGACTGGATATGGGCGCACGACGATGGAACATTCTATAACCGGTATGACGACCCCCAGGCGAAATACCGCGTTATTTACGCATCCACGCAGCGCCTAAGCTGCTTCATTGAAACTCTGGCGTGCTATCGGGTGGACATGTTAGCAGCCGCCGAATTAGCTGCAATCGCAGGCGAAGATGACTTTTACCCGCGAGGAAAAGTTCCGCCGGATTATTTGAGTACTCGCACAATTGGAATCGCTAAAGTGCAGGCTGAGTGTGTGGATCTGGGAAGCGCCGAGTGGCTTGCCAGGCTTAGAACAAAACTTCTGGCATATGCCAAAGAGTTTGTCTTGACTGACGTTGATGCCTCCGTATTGCAAAGCAGCAGTCCCAGACGCCTCACA
The genomic region above belongs to Terriglobia bacterium and contains:
- a CDS encoding RES domain-containing protein, coding for MQPPNEVYRVARKPDPWALLDWIWAHDDGTFYNRYDDPQAKYRVIYASTQRLSCFIETLACYRVDMLAAAELAAIAGEDDFYPRGKVPPDYLSTRTIGIAKVQAECVDLGSAEWLARLRTKLLAYAKEFVLTDVDASVLQSSSPRRLTQLISRVAYESGAEGIRYLSRFGHDLENWAFFEPVAILSKRTDVLKEDDPDLVKALEILKLSL